In Fimbriimonadales bacterium, the following are encoded in one genomic region:
- a CDS encoding DUF2231 domain-containing protein yields the protein MRKPFIVCAMLFGSFFASDVKASSEFLDTFLKNYKLSESSKLAEHSCGICHVSDSDFTMNPYGKQLREKMAAAGADRVTEEILKEVENLDADGDGVSNLEAITSDKLPGGEGKVAAPTVKPPPKPLIPKNAFHPAVVHFPIALFLAALVLDLYGLIRKDKTFLFAGWYNLLFAAISAVVASLTGVAAGVMLRVPLRGLIAQHMAYALAAAFVMWMMVALRVHRHQKMNVPLRVLYFALAVVGLVTLVWAGHLGGVYVYGE from the coding sequence ATGAGGAAACCGTTCATCGTTTGTGCAATGCTGTTTGGTTCGTTCTTTGCATCGGATGTAAAAGCGTCGTCTGAATTTTTGGATACGTTTTTAAAGAATTACAAATTGTCGGAATCTTCGAAACTGGCAGAACATTCGTGCGGAATTTGCCATGTTTCGGATTCTGATTTTACTATGAATCCGTATGGAAAACAATTGCGCGAAAAAATGGCGGCGGCCGGAGCCGATAGGGTTACTGAGGAAATTCTAAAAGAAGTAGAAAATTTAGATGCGGATGGCGATGGCGTCTCCAATCTCGAAGCGATTACTTCCGATAAATTACCTGGTGGGGAAGGCAAAGTCGCCGCTCCCACCGTCAAGCCCCCCCCAAAGCCTCTGATCCCTAAAAACGCTTTTCATCCTGCAGTCGTCCATTTTCCGATTGCTCTGTTTCTCGCTGCCCTCGTTCTCGATTTGTACGGGTTGATTCGCAAAGATAAAACCTTCCTCTTCGCTGGTTGGTACAACCTCCTTTTCGCCGCCATAAGCGCTGTCGTTGCATCACTCACGGGTGTTGCGGCAGGAGTCATGTTAAGAGTCCCTCTCCGAGGACTCATCGCTCAGCACATGGCTTATGCTCTTGCGGCTGCTTTCGTCATGTGGATGATGGTTGCGTTGCGTGTTCATCGCCATCAGAAAATGAACGTTCCCCTTCGAGTTCTCTACTTTGCCCTCGCAGTAGTAGGTCTCGTTACCCTCGTATGGGCTGGACACTTAGGAGGTGTTTACGTTTACGGGGAATAA
- a CDS encoding CoA transferase subunit B, with protein sequence MDPREIIVRRAAKELKNGMYVNLGIGMPTLVANYIPEGMDIIFQSENGLLGLGPFPKRDEVDPDLINAGKQTVTIVPGACFFSSAESFAMIRGGHIDLTILGGLEVSVNGDLANYMIPGKMVKGMGGAMDLVAGARRVVVIMTHTAKDGSPKILPECRLPLTGKGVVHRTITEKGVFDFKKGGGLVLKEIHPDTTIEELRAFTAPFDVSEDLKPMQID encoded by the coding sequence ATGGACCCAAGAGAAATCATCGTTCGCAGAGCGGCGAAGGAACTCAAAAATGGGATGTATGTGAACTTAGGCATAGGGATGCCGACCCTCGTAGCGAATTACATCCCTGAAGGCATGGACATCATTTTCCAATCAGAAAACGGCCTTTTGGGCTTAGGACCTTTTCCAAAAAGAGATGAAGTGGACCCGGATTTAATCAACGCGGGTAAACAAACGGTAACTATAGTTCCGGGCGCTTGCTTTTTCAGCAGTGCCGAAAGTTTCGCCATGATTCGAGGAGGGCATATAGATCTCACGATTCTTGGTGGGCTCGAGGTCTCCGTAAATGGGGACCTGGCGAACTACATGATCCCGGGGAAAATGGTCAAAGGGATGGGAGGAGCAATGGATTTGGTAGCAGGGGCGAGAAGGGTAGTGGTAATCATGACCCACACGGCAAAAGACGGCTCTCCCAAAATTCTCCCAGAATGTCGCCTACCGTTGACCGGCAAAGGGGTAGTCCATCGCACCATTACGGAAAAAGGGGTCTTCGATTTCAAAAAAGGAGGAGGGCTCGTTCTCAAAGAAATCCATCCCGACACCACAATCGAGGAACTAAGAGCCTTTACCGCCCCCTTCGATGTCAGCGAAGACCTGAAACCCATGCAAATAGATTAG
- a CDS encoding UbiA-like polyprenyltransferase gives MQGEAGTSRNPVSVVKTYLEMIKVEHSIFALPFAMMGMMYAANGFPGWRIFFWILVAMISARTAAMTFNRIADWKYDALNPRTASRAIPSGTLKLHHAWSFFIVACFVFFAAAASLNRLTLILSPIALFVLLFYSYTKRFTWLSHFFVGLSLGLAPAAAWIAVKGSFEWTPVFWILGVTFWTGGFDILYSLQDEEFDRKHGLQSITARFGRVAAIRTSRVVHALSVIFFILGGATVGAGLPYYCGVLFAAGVLLYEQSLVSPEDLSKLDIAFFTLNGYVAIGMFFFALLDVGGIGTSLLK, from the coding sequence ATGCAAGGGGAAGCTGGAACGAGCCGAAATCCCGTCTCCGTGGTGAAAACCTATCTCGAAATGATCAAGGTAGAGCACTCGATATTCGCTCTACCGTTCGCAATGATGGGGATGATGTATGCGGCGAATGGGTTTCCAGGATGGAGGATTTTCTTTTGGATTCTCGTCGCGATGATAAGCGCGCGCACAGCGGCTATGACATTCAACCGAATTGCGGACTGGAAATACGATGCATTGAATCCACGAACGGCATCGCGAGCGATTCCATCCGGAACACTAAAATTACATCATGCATGGTCGTTTTTTATCGTCGCGTGTTTCGTATTTTTCGCAGCAGCAGCGTCCTTGAACCGCCTTACCTTGATTCTTTCCCCGATTGCGCTTTTCGTTTTACTTTTCTATTCTTACACCAAACGATTCACATGGCTTTCTCATTTTTTCGTCGGTCTTTCTTTGGGATTAGCGCCTGCCGCCGCTTGGATTGCAGTGAAAGGTTCATTCGAATGGACTCCTGTGTTTTGGATTTTAGGAGTCACATTTTGGACTGGGGGATTCGACATTTTATATTCGCTACAAGACGAAGAATTCGACAGAAAGCACGGGTTACAGAGCATAACGGCGCGTTTCGGAAGAGTCGCGGCGATACGTACGAGCCGGGTCGTTCACGCTCTCTCCGTGATTTTTTTTATCTTAGGGGGGGCTACGGTAGGAGCGGGTTTACCTTATTATTGCGGGGTGCTTTTCGCTGCGGGAGTTTTACTTTACGAACAGTCTCTCGTTTCGCCGGAAGATCTGAGCAAGTTGGATATCGCATTCTTCACACTCAAT
- a CDS encoding NUDIX domain-containing protein: MVRKYPKAKWEEWEVEFFPAPFRPPTPASYVLVFLWKGDKTLLSYIPERGWCIPGGKVKTNEDSRDAAIREAYEETGAKIADIQFMGSYKLSKNGEVRWADVYTSKITELDEIPEGSEATNRGFYSLEEIPHVYFAWNPLFEILFLESFEKLK, encoded by the coding sequence ATGGTTAGGAAATATCCGAAAGCGAAGTGGGAAGAATGGGAAGTAGAATTTTTTCCCGCTCCCTTTCGCCCCCCCACACCGGCGAGTTATGTGCTCGTTTTTTTATGGAAGGGAGACAAAACCCTGCTCAGTTACATTCCCGAGCGAGGATGGTGTATTCCGGGGGGGAAAGTCAAGACGAATGAAGATTCTCGCGATGCTGCAATTCGTGAAGCCTACGAAGAGACCGGAGCGAAGATAGCAGACATACAATTCATGGGCTCTTACAAACTTTCGAAAAACGGGGAGGTTCGATGGGCAGACGTCTACACTTCCAAAATTACGGAACTCGACGAAATCCCTGAAGGTAGCGAAGCGACGAATCGAGGCTTTTATTCGCTGGAAGAAATCCCGCATGTGTATTTTGCATGGAATCCCCTTTTCGAAATTCTTTTTCTTGAATCTTTCGAAAAATTAAAGTAA
- the nrfD gene encoding NrfD/PsrC family molybdoenzyme membrane anchor subunit: protein MFLDFANGLAQVAGSKGYVYPNEAELHWSILIVIYPYLTGLVAGAFILASLVRVFNVEAVRPTYRLSLLTALAFLIVAPFPLIAHLGHPERAFEIMITPHLSSAMAVFGFVYLWYLMVVLLLEIWFDYRKDIVLIAKSSKGFKKIFYSILTLGVMDISEDALRFDDKAGRIITIIGIPSAILLHGYVGFIFGSLKANPWWSSVAMPVIFLLSAIVSGVALVTVLYFITSWWRKHPLDMKCLDTMGKFLMYALIVDFASELLDGVHRLYEAGEWFSILTLLASGYLYQTIFIMQLFLGTLVPLAALAWLQFFRTSERTRKGVYFFGSILVLIGVFFMRWNVVIGGQLFSKSLHGLTTYKLELVGREGGAVAMVIMLLPFLLLWILARVLPPWETTSRHEPTLAKNVA from the coding sequence ATGTTTTTAGATTTCGCGAATGGCTTAGCGCAAGTTGCCGGCTCGAAAGGTTATGTATATCCTAACGAAGCAGAACTCCATTGGAGCATTCTTATCGTAATCTATCCGTATTTGACGGGACTCGTTGCAGGTGCCTTTATTCTCGCTTCGCTCGTTCGCGTTTTCAATGTAGAAGCCGTAAGACCGACTTACAGGCTTTCCTTACTTACTGCCTTAGCGTTTTTGATTGTTGCCCCCTTTCCGCTCATTGCACATTTAGGACATCCGGAACGAGCGTTCGAAATCATGATAACTCCACATTTGTCGTCGGCGATGGCGGTGTTCGGGTTCGTTTATTTATGGTATCTGATGGTGGTTCTGCTTCTCGAAATATGGTTCGATTATCGCAAAGATATCGTTCTTATCGCAAAATCTTCGAAAGGTTTCAAGAAAATATTTTATTCCATCTTGACACTCGGAGTTATGGATATCTCCGAAGATGCGCTTCGATTCGACGACAAGGCCGGAAGAATCATTACGATTATCGGAATTCCGTCTGCGATCTTACTGCATGGCTATGTCGGATTCATTTTTGGTTCTTTGAAAGCGAACCCATGGTGGTCGAGTGTTGCCATGCCGGTGATATTTTTACTTTCAGCGATTGTTTCCGGAGTAGCGTTGGTCACTGTTCTTTATTTCATTACCTCATGGTGGCGAAAACATCCTCTCGATATGAAGTGTCTCGACACTATGGGAAAATTCCTAATGTATGCTCTTATTGTCGATTTTGCTTCCGAACTCCTCGACGGTGTGCATCGCTTATACGAAGCAGGCGAATGGTTTAGTATCTTAACTCTTCTCGCTTCCGGGTATCTCTATCAGACGATTTTCATCATGCAGTTATTTTTGGGAACTTTAGTTCCCCTTGCTGCTTTGGCTTGGCTGCAATTCTTCCGTACTTCAGAACGAACTCGCAAAGGCGTATATTTCTTCGGAAGCATTCTCGTGCTTATCGGAGTATTTTTCATGCGTTGGAACGTCGTAATCGGTGGGCAACTTTTTTCGAAAAGCCTTCACGGGCTTACGACCTATAAATTAGAACTCGTGGGTCGTGAAGGAGGTGCAGTGGCAATGGTGATCATGTTGCTTCCGTTCCTTCTTCTTTGGATTCTCGCCCGAGTATTGCCGCCGTGGGAGACGACATCTCGACACGAGCCCACCTTAGCAAAGAACGTAGCATGA
- the pyrE gene encoding orotate phosphoribosyltransferase yields MDDLLSILEETGAILKGHFILSSGRHSDTYFEKFRLLERPEIVEKLCCEIASFFQESGTSVVAGPTTGGIIIAYEVAKQMKSRAVYIEREGGQRVLRRGFSLSPEDRILVVDDVLTTGKSIFEVLECLKGSGAKVSGVAVLVDRSEEKVDFGVPFYSVIRVEARSWAPDEVPDWLAKIPVEEPGSRRL; encoded by the coding sequence ATGGATGACCTTCTCTCGATTTTAGAAGAGACGGGAGCGATTCTCAAAGGTCATTTCATTCTTTCTTCTGGACGCCATAGCGATACGTATTTCGAAAAATTTCGTCTTTTAGAGCGCCCGGAAATCGTAGAGAAACTTTGCTGTGAAATCGCCTCTTTTTTTCAAGAATCCGGAACGAGCGTCGTTGCAGGACCTACAACGGGGGGGATTATCATTGCTTACGAAGTTGCAAAGCAAATGAAATCTCGCGCGGTCTACATCGAAAGAGAGGGGGGGCAGAGAGTTTTAAGGCGAGGTTTCTCGCTTTCCCCGGAAGATAGGATTTTAGTAGTAGATGACGTGTTGACGACGGGCAAAAGCATTTTCGAAGTCCTCGAGTGTTTGAAAGGTTCGGGCGCAAAAGTTTCTGGAGTAGCGGTTTTGGTGGATCGAAGCGAAGAGAAAGTAGATTTCGGAGTCCCGTTCTATTCCGTAATCAGAGTAGAGGCAAGAAGCTGGGCTCCGGACGAGGTTCCCGATTGGCTCGCGAAGATTCCGGTGGAAGAACCGGGCTCGAGACGTTTATAG
- a CDS encoding cytochrome c maturation protein CcmE: MKGAIIAVIIALAGIGVGIYSFVANTSPYVTAKEASAMPGEYVHVAGKILHETAQYDIANSLFRFEIVDDQGDKLRVIYKGQKPGNFDSAPKASVAGRFMDGAFQADEIKTQCPSKYETDSTYNPK; the protein is encoded by the coding sequence ATGAAAGGCGCAATCATAGCCGTAATAATCGCCCTTGCTGGAATTGGAGTAGGTATTTACTCATTCGTCGCTAATACGAGCCCCTATGTAACGGCAAAGGAAGCCTCGGCTATGCCAGGCGAATACGTCCATGTGGCAGGGAAAATACTGCACGAAACTGCGCAGTACGACATCGCGAATTCCCTTTTCCGATTCGAAATCGTGGACGATCAAGGGGATAAACTGCGCGTGATTTACAAAGGGCAAAAGCCAGGTAATTTCGACTCAGCACCCAAAGCCTCCGTTGCAGGGCGATTTATGGATGGCGCTTTTCAAGCAGACGAAATCAAAACACAGTGCCCCAGCAAATACGAAACGGATTCGACTTACAATCCCAAATAA
- the ccsA gene encoding cytochrome c biogenesis protein CcsA, producing the protein MTEFPEPSWLGMFAGVLGRTFVFLAMAAYFLSAFTWVVGGKKDSNRIGVALFWLGMGFVVATFAIHVTLLLTRQYQYFYVFTNTQNDMPFAYRLSAAWAAQEGSFLLWTLTSALFTAIAAKATGKYRKGYTIAASVVLIVMLGILAYESPFKLIPLEKELLAELPKGQTMVMPVDGMGLNPVLQNYWMVIHPWVIFLGFGSLLVLFAWSVSALFSRDFKSWIPTIRPWAIFSMLSTGIGLTMGGLWAYETLGWGGFWAWDPVENVSLVPFLGATAFVHSLYVQTRRAVWARWNLLFGALPFFWFVYGTYLTRSGALTNVSVHSFAKMDEKAHVVLLTFVIALSSYLLFHAFRAFTKPIPETENSTGDRGIGFAIGIAMLYGVALMAAIGMSVPFFAALFGQTKEVVKESVYNKIVVYPFIPAMIAMAIVPFLGWKKTKAKRWQTLSNLFFLTTLLFGGVVFALVFSGLTMDGTKKMPVASLMLFFALIWICMFSLVANGARAWERIWNRAGRIGPFLTHMGVALLLLGLIVSRAFEKTAEGAVANSSPLQLIAGPAKYLAVLEKQPTVRELLTRENRLRMSLIDLVKTNRKITFEPIVYFILPMNRDEQPQAVIRPYIHRDWFYDLYLTVGGPQAGYATNIELKPGEKKVLDDFTLEYLEKTRSGQPGQPGTRFGVRVRVTYRGNTVLAHPEIEIGEEGRMIRHQSPVSDELLLSLDALRAEDHTAVLSLNYPEPYYPVEFFFKPLTILVWLGAGIMTLGGFLAIGRSRYELRKASESEDAIHQTFEIEDSSRESDVLQSGIRR; encoded by the coding sequence ATGACCGAATTTCCAGAACCATCATGGCTCGGAATGTTCGCTGGTGTCTTAGGGCGTACGTTCGTTTTTCTTGCGATGGCCGCGTATTTCCTGAGCGCATTCACTTGGGTCGTCGGAGGCAAAAAAGACTCGAATCGAATCGGAGTAGCGCTCTTTTGGTTGGGAATGGGTTTCGTTGTTGCGACTTTTGCGATTCATGTCACCCTTTTGCTAACGAGACAATATCAGTACTTTTATGTTTTCACCAATACGCAAAACGATATGCCATTCGCCTATCGTTTGAGCGCCGCATGGGCTGCGCAAGAAGGAAGTTTTCTTTTATGGACACTCACGAGTGCACTTTTCACCGCGATTGCAGCAAAAGCGACAGGGAAATATCGAAAAGGTTATACGATAGCCGCGAGCGTTGTGCTTATCGTTATGTTAGGGATATTGGCATATGAATCTCCTTTTAAATTAATCCCTTTAGAAAAAGAGTTGCTTGCTGAATTGCCGAAGGGGCAAACGATGGTGATGCCCGTTGACGGCATGGGATTGAATCCAGTTTTGCAAAATTATTGGATGGTCATTCATCCCTGGGTGATTTTTTTGGGATTCGGAAGTTTATTGGTTTTATTCGCCTGGTCTGTCTCCGCACTGTTTTCTCGAGATTTCAAATCGTGGATTCCTACAATTCGTCCTTGGGCGATTTTTTCTATGTTAAGCACGGGAATCGGATTGACGATGGGGGGGCTTTGGGCATACGAAACTTTAGGATGGGGGGGATTCTGGGCGTGGGACCCGGTGGAAAACGTCAGCCTCGTTCCTTTTCTCGGCGCAACCGCCTTTGTACATAGTCTCTATGTTCAAACACGACGCGCAGTTTGGGCTCGATGGAACCTACTTTTCGGAGCATTGCCCTTCTTTTGGTTCGTTTATGGAACGTATCTAACGCGGAGCGGTGCGCTCACCAACGTAAGCGTACATAGTTTTGCGAAAATGGACGAAAAGGCGCATGTCGTTTTATTGACATTTGTAATTGCTCTGTCCTCATACTTACTCTTTCACGCTTTTCGCGCTTTCACGAAACCGATTCCGGAAACCGAAAACTCCACAGGCGATAGAGGAATAGGATTCGCTATCGGGATTGCGATGCTGTATGGCGTTGCACTGATGGCGGCAATCGGAATGTCCGTGCCATTTTTCGCCGCGCTTTTCGGGCAAACGAAAGAGGTCGTCAAGGAAAGCGTTTATAACAAAATTGTCGTTTATCCTTTCATTCCTGCAATGATTGCAATGGCAATCGTTCCATTTTTAGGCTGGAAAAAAACGAAAGCGAAACGCTGGCAGACTCTTTCGAACCTATTCTTTCTCACCACGCTCCTTTTCGGCGGTGTGGTTTTCGCTTTAGTTTTTTCCGGTCTCACCATGGACGGCACGAAGAAAATGCCCGTCGCATCTCTAATGCTTTTCTTTGCGCTAATTTGGATTTGCATGTTTAGTTTGGTTGCAAACGGGGCACGTGCGTGGGAGCGAATCTGGAATCGTGCAGGGAGAATCGGTCCATTCCTCACGCATATGGGAGTTGCGCTTTTGCTTTTAGGTCTGATCGTTTCACGCGCATTCGAAAAGACCGCTGAAGGTGCTGTAGCAAATTCGAGTCCATTACAGTTGATTGCAGGACCTGCGAAATATTTGGCAGTATTAGAAAAACAACCTACTGTTCGAGAATTATTAACTCGCGAAAATAGACTTCGAATGAGTTTGATCGATCTTGTAAAGACGAACCGTAAAATCACTTTCGAACCCATTGTGTATTTCATCTTGCCCATGAACCGTGATGAGCAACCGCAGGCTGTGATAAGACCATATATACATCGCGATTGGTTTTATGATTTGTATTTGACGGTCGGTGGGCCTCAAGCAGGCTATGCCACGAATATCGAATTAAAACCGGGGGAAAAGAAAGTTCTCGATGATTTCACGCTGGAATATCTCGAAAAAACACGATCCGGGCAGCCGGGACAACCGGGAACCCGGTTCGGTGTGAGAGTTCGGGTGACATATCGAGGAAACACCGTACTTGCCCATCCGGAAATCGAGATAGGTGAGGAAGGTCGAATGATTCGACACCAATCTCCCGTTTCTGACGAACTTTTGCTCTCTCTGGACGCCCTTCGTGCAGAAGACCACACCGCAGTGCTTTCTTTGAATTATCCAGAGCCCTACTATCCGGTGGAGTTTTTCTTCAAGCCGCTCACGATATTGGTTTGGTTAGGAGCAGGTATCATGACGCTCGGTGGGTTTTTGGCAATCGGAAGAAGCCGATATGAACTCCGCAAGGCATCGGAAAGCGAAGATGCGATTCATCAAACTTTTGAAATCGAAGATTCATCACGCGAGAGTGACGTACTCCAATCCGGAATACGTCGGTAG
- a CDS encoding aspartate 1-decarboxylase, protein MTYSNPEYVGSLELDGELMRRVGLREGEYVAVWNVESGDRFETYVFAGGKGVVGVNGAAAHRAKVGDRLIIAAFTWTDEEIIPQVVLLGEKNEILKDLTPTPHG, encoded by the coding sequence GTGACGTACTCCAATCCGGAATACGTCGGTAGTCTGGAATTGGACGGCGAACTCATGCGTCGCGTCGGTTTGCGCGAAGGAGAATACGTCGCAGTCTGGAACGTAGAAAGCGGAGATCGTTTCGAGACCTACGTCTTCGCGGGTGGCAAAGGAGTCGTGGGTGTAAATGGTGCGGCAGCGCATCGAGCGAAAGTCGGTGACAGGCTCATCATCGCTGCGTTCACATGGACGGACGAAGAAATCATTCCCCAAGTGGTTTTGTTAGGAGAGAAGAACGAGATTCTCAAAGACCTGACACCTACTCCACATGGATGA
- a CDS encoding CTP synthase: protein MSAVPQRKYIFVTGGVVSSIGKGIATASLGRLLRNRGFTVAPIKLDPYLNVDAGTMNPYQHGEVFVTEDGAETDLDLGHYERFTDSNGSRLSCVTAGSVYQAVIEKERRGDYLGSTVQVIPHITNEIKERIRAVGEKDEVDFVLAEIGGTVGDIEGLPFLEAIRQFKKDVGAENVMYIHVTLIPSLAPWGEIKTKPTQHSVIKLREIGIAPDVLICRTEMPMTTDVKEKISLFCDVEPEAVIESLTAETIYEVPLMYERARVGELITKRLHLPPNSPDTSEWERIVEVLKNPKRRCKIGVIGKYVANGDAYRSIAEALIHAGIPHESQVDIIWIEADEVARVGPEEILGNLDGIVVAPGFGSRGEEGKIQAIRYARENGLPFLGICLGMQLAVVEFARNVCGLPDADSEEMNPNTPHPVIHLLPEQQGVEKKGGTMRLGSYPCTIESNTLAAKLFGTKRITERHRHRYEVNNDYRETLREHGMIPCGLSPDYRLVEMIELRDHPYFIGTQAHPEFKSRPNRPHPLFAGLVEAALKRQERAVVGA, encoded by the coding sequence ATGAGCGCAGTGCCGCAGCGCAAATACATCTTCGTGACGGGTGGCGTCGTTAGCTCTATCGGGAAAGGAATTGCCACGGCGAGTTTAGGACGCCTCCTGAGAAACAGGGGATTTACCGTAGCCCCTATCAAACTCGACCCCTATCTCAACGTAGACGCCGGCACGATGAACCCTTATCAACACGGCGAGGTTTTTGTCACGGAAGATGGTGCAGAAACCGACCTCGACCTCGGCCACTATGAAAGGTTCACCGATTCCAATGGAAGCCGTCTGAGTTGCGTGACGGCTGGCTCCGTATACCAAGCCGTTATCGAAAAAGAAAGAAGAGGAGATTATCTCGGCTCCACGGTGCAGGTAATTCCGCACATCACCAACGAAATCAAAGAACGGATTCGCGCTGTGGGCGAAAAAGACGAGGTGGATTTCGTTTTAGCCGAAATCGGAGGAACGGTCGGCGATATAGAAGGACTTCCCTTTTTGGAAGCAATTCGACAATTCAAAAAAGATGTCGGAGCCGAAAACGTGATGTATATCCACGTCACGCTAATACCGAGCCTCGCTCCTTGGGGCGAAATTAAAACGAAACCCACTCAACACAGCGTAATTAAATTGCGCGAAATCGGTATCGCTCCTGACGTCTTGATCTGCCGCACCGAAATGCCGATGACGACGGATGTAAAGGAGAAAATTTCCCTATTTTGCGATGTGGAACCAGAAGCAGTAATCGAATCCCTCACCGCGGAAACGATTTACGAAGTTCCTTTGATGTACGAGCGCGCTAGAGTGGGTGAACTCATTACGAAGCGTTTGCACCTCCCCCCGAATTCTCCGGATACGAGCGAATGGGAACGAATCGTAGAGGTATTGAAAAATCCAAAACGTCGTTGCAAGATAGGAGTTATCGGAAAATATGTTGCCAACGGCGATGCATACCGTTCGATTGCCGAAGCGCTCATTCATGCTGGTATTCCTCACGAATCGCAGGTAGATATCATTTGGATTGAAGCGGATGAGGTTGCACGCGTAGGGCCAGAAGAAATTTTGGGGAATTTGGATGGCATTGTCGTCGCTCCAGGTTTCGGAAGTCGAGGCGAAGAAGGAAAGATACAAGCGATTCGTTATGCGCGCGAGAACGGTTTGCCGTTTTTGGGAATTTGTTTAGGAATGCAGTTGGCGGTCGTGGAATTTGCAAGGAATGTTTGCGGGCTTCCCGATGCGGATTCCGAGGAGATGAACCCTAATACACCGCATCCCGTGATTCATCTACTGCCCGAACAGCAGGGAGTAGAGAAAAAGGGGGGGACGATGCGTTTAGGGAGTTATCCCTGCACCATCGAATCGAACACTTTGGCAGCGAAACTTTTCGGAACGAAACGGATTACGGAGCGTCATCGTCATCGCTACGAAGTGAACAACGATTATCGAGAAACCTTGCGAGAGCATGGGATGATTCCATGCGGTCTTTCGCCGGATTACCGTTTGGTGGAGATGATCGAATTGCGCGATCATCCCTATTTTATCGGAACGCAGGCTCATCCCGAATTCAAAAGCCGTCCGAATCGCCCACACCCACTCTTTGCAGGCTTAGTAGAAGCAGCACTGAAAAGACAAGAGCGAGCGGTCGTGGGTGCATAA